One stretch of Kiritimatiellia bacterium DNA includes these proteins:
- a CDS encoding phosphate ABC transporter substrate-binding protein, whose protein sequence is MKRGLWIAGCALALAGAAGAAEPKKVSIKGSNTFGEELGPALIAEFRKSRPDIEIALESKGSGSGFAALLAGECDIASSSRSVNADERRLAAKRKLALRNYTIGYYGVAVIVHPDNPLKNLTTRQVRSLFTGQTKNWKEIGGPDAPVNLYIRDPVSGTHLGFRELAMADKPYAGRVKMFDNYMAIADAVAADPAGIGYADMAVARRDGIRSVGIGKVKPSVGSINDGTYPYARQLHLYTVRGRESKEAKAFIDYIRSRAGQKKLTELGYIRRFE, encoded by the coding sequence ATGAAAAGAGGGTTGTGGATCGCGGGATGCGCGCTGGCGCTGGCGGGGGCCGCCGGGGCGGCGGAGCCGAAAAAGGTTTCCATCAAAGGGTCCAACACGTTCGGCGAGGAGCTGGGCCCCGCGCTGATCGCGGAGTTCCGGAAGAGCCGCCCGGACATCGAGATCGCCCTGGAATCCAAGGGCAGCGGCTCCGGCTTCGCCGCGCTGCTCGCAGGCGAATGCGACATCGCCTCGTCCTCGCGCTCGGTGAACGCGGACGAGCGGCGCCTGGCCGCGAAGCGCAAGCTGGCGCTCCGGAACTACACGATCGGCTACTACGGCGTCGCCGTGATCGTCCATCCCGACAATCCGCTGAAGAACCTGACCACGCGCCAGGTGCGCAGCCTGTTCACCGGCCAGACGAAGAACTGGAAGGAGATCGGCGGTCCCGACGCGCCGGTGAACCTGTACATCCGCGATCCCGTCTCCGGCACGCACCTCGGGTTCCGCGAGTTGGCCATGGCCGACAAGCCGTACGCCGGCCGCGTGAAGATGTTCGACAACTACATGGCCATTGCCGACGCCGTCGCCGCCGACCCGGCCGGCATCGGCTACGCGGACATGGCCGTCGCGCGCCGCGACGGGATCCGCTCCGTCGGCATCGGCAAGGTGAAGCCCAGTGTCGGCTCGATCAACGACGGCACCTATCCGTATGCCCGCCAACTGCACCTCTACACCGTCCGGGGCCGCGAGTCGAAAGAGGCCAAGGCGTTCATCGACTACATCCGGTCGCGCGCCGGTCAGAAAAAACTGACGGAACTCGGCTATATCCGGCGATTCGAGTAA
- a CDS encoding MotA/TolQ/ExbB proton channel family protein yields the protein MRNRTGWWGVVLAGSAGQAFAQAGAAAPAASNQGMNLVEIFKAGGWPMYPLAALSVLGLALVLYFLLVLRAEAVAPRRWLQKVFELIRQGHADEARGLCDGRPSPLAAVTAAALDYVADAKPVQPDMLKEIMVGEGIRQATRIQNQVQYLMDIAVIAPMIGLLGTVVGMLQAFNAVALDLAKAKPMLLAGGVSLALITTVAGLIVAIPAMIFFAYFRNRASALVARLEMASTDLLTHLLGRAP from the coding sequence ATGCGGAATCGCACGGGTTGGTGGGGGGTGGTGCTGGCGGGTTCGGCCGGGCAGGCTTTCGCCCAGGCCGGGGCGGCGGCCCCGGCGGCTTCGAACCAGGGCATGAACCTGGTGGAGATCTTCAAGGCGGGCGGCTGGCCCATGTACCCGCTGGCGGCGCTGTCCGTGCTCGGCCTCGCGCTGGTGCTTTACTTCCTGCTTGTCCTGCGCGCCGAGGCCGTGGCCCCGCGCCGCTGGCTGCAGAAGGTCTTCGAGCTGATCCGGCAGGGCCACGCGGACGAGGCCCGCGGCCTCTGCGACGGCCGGCCCTCGCCGCTGGCCGCCGTGACCGCCGCCGCGCTGGACTACGTCGCCGATGCCAAGCCGGTCCAGCCCGACATGCTCAAGGAGATCATGGTCGGCGAGGGCATCCGCCAGGCAACCCGCATCCAGAACCAGGTCCAGTACCTGATGGACATCGCGGTGATCGCGCCCATGATCGGCCTGCTCGGCACCGTGGTCGGCATGCTTCAGGCCTTCAACGCGGTCGCGCTCGACCTGGCCAAGGCCAAGCCGATGCTGCTCGCGGGCGGCGTGTCGCTGGCCCTGATCACCACCGTCGCGGGACTCATCGTCGCGATCCCGGCGATGATCTTCTTCGCCTACTTCCGCAACCGGGCCTCGGCGCTCGTCGCCCGCCTGGAAATGGCCTCGACCGACCTGCTGACCCACCTGCTGGGGCGCGCGCCATGA
- a CDS encoding biopolymer transporter ExbD has product MNFRPAIRQESGAFPLAPMMDVIFLLLCFFVTTQIFAQWETEIDITLPTAETGQMPQRLPGEIIVNILPSGGAVVNSQDLDDAALGAMLKRLASLFPGQPVVLRADKAVAYEHVVRVLDLCRKADIWNISFATSLPESPAAP; this is encoded by the coding sequence ATGAATTTCCGGCCCGCGATCCGGCAGGAGTCCGGCGCGTTCCCCCTCGCGCCGATGATGGACGTGATCTTCCTGCTCCTGTGCTTCTTCGTCACCACACAGATCTTCGCGCAGTGGGAGACGGAGATCGACATCACCCTGCCCACGGCGGAGACCGGGCAGATGCCGCAGCGACTGCCGGGCGAGATCATCGTCAACATCCTCCCCTCCGGCGGCGCGGTGGTGAATAGCCAGGACCTCGACGACGCCGCGCTCGGCGCGATGCTCAAGCGGCTGGCCTCGCTGTTCCCCGGCCAGCCGGTCGTGCTGCGGGCGGACAAGGCTGTCGCCTACGAGCACGTTGTGCGCGTCCTGGACCTTTGCCGCAAGGCCGACATCTGGAACATCTCCTTCGCCACCAGCCTGCCGGAGAGCCCGGCGGCCCCCTGA
- a CDS encoding tetratricopeptide repeat protein: MRFSAKLLTGLGFLAALAAGAQTNPPVADRMQFADGLYVRGMYDLAVKEYLLVIRDEPPGVPLDTALFRAGECHRQLGRKEMAERYYKRILADFPQSPHRFLAEFRRAELFISAGQHLDGINLLRALLEAGPPADVAASAEYFLGTSLDKLGQAGEAEQHLKTVIDKYPKSPFYGYACHALADLGQRNGRPAAEVRELYRRAAEQPATPRAGAEALFQWAEHAFKAGDFEESAKAYEQLLEKYPDDRRVPEARLQIAWAFLQSGKNTAALKLAEERMAAGEAAGREDWLYIKANALRQLQRTDLALAAYDELLAQFPGGGRRAAASYEKALIVFRRGQFEKVIEQLAGLDPAPAVEEDRGWLLAESYAALNRSAEALEQFKALGEKFPESGRAAQALYRRAELQQAAGDFDAAAAACRKIADKYPRHPLVPDALFTAGYCHARLNRHDEALRDWTALLDKHPDYRQADVALYQVAVAQIQLGRESDARRTLERLLKDYSKTDRAVDALVALSILHEQAGKLDKAEEAVRDALARKPAETELPRLKFRLATLLQKQGREDESAAMLQTLLDTPVRRDMPPAMLEWLADLQLRHEAPADALKAAQALVDQAGTPDWKQIGWYWVGRSREAAGEQDRALEAYARALDQDARTQESAEAALRLGDLRLAAGDAALAGTAYQQAAERATAPESMPLRARSYFGLGRAAAARGQWEDAARYYMSVAVLFDDPDLAPHSLFEAAAAFEKAGRPGEQRKALEELGARYPGSEWAEKMAGRAGADSPPDGAKR; the protein is encoded by the coding sequence ATGCGTTTTTCCGCGAAGCTTCTGACGGGTTTAGGCTTCCTCGCCGCCCTCGCGGCCGGGGCGCAGACCAACCCGCCTGTCGCCGACCGCATGCAGTTTGCGGACGGGCTCTACGTGCGGGGCATGTACGACCTCGCGGTGAAGGAGTACCTGCTGGTCATCCGCGACGAGCCGCCGGGCGTGCCGCTCGACACCGCGCTGTTCCGCGCCGGCGAGTGCCACCGCCAGCTGGGCCGGAAGGAAATGGCCGAGCGGTATTACAAGCGGATCCTCGCGGATTTCCCGCAGAGCCCGCACCGGTTCCTGGCCGAATTCCGGCGCGCCGAGCTGTTCATCTCGGCGGGCCAGCACCTGGACGGCATCAACCTGCTGCGTGCTCTGCTCGAGGCCGGCCCGCCGGCCGACGTGGCCGCCTCGGCGGAGTACTTTCTCGGCACGAGTCTCGACAAGCTGGGCCAGGCCGGCGAGGCGGAGCAGCATCTGAAGACGGTGATCGATAAGTATCCGAAGTCGCCGTTTTACGGCTACGCCTGCCATGCGCTGGCCGACCTGGGCCAGCGGAACGGGAGGCCCGCCGCGGAGGTCCGCGAGCTGTATCGCCGGGCCGCGGAGCAGCCCGCGACGCCGCGCGCCGGGGCCGAGGCGCTCTTCCAGTGGGCCGAGCACGCGTTCAAGGCGGGCGATTTCGAGGAGAGCGCGAAGGCCTACGAGCAGCTTCTGGAGAAGTATCCCGACGACCGGCGCGTGCCCGAGGCGCGGCTCCAGATCGCGTGGGCGTTCCTGCAGTCCGGCAAGAACACGGCCGCGCTCAAGCTGGCCGAGGAGCGCATGGCGGCGGGGGAGGCGGCCGGCCGGGAGGACTGGTTGTACATCAAGGCCAATGCCCTGCGCCAGCTGCAGCGGACCGACCTGGCCCTCGCGGCCTATGACGAACTCCTCGCGCAGTTTCCCGGGGGGGGGCGGCGCGCGGCGGCCTCCTATGAAAAGGCGCTCATCGTTTTCCGGCGCGGGCAATTCGAGAAAGTTATCGAGCAGTTGGCGGGTCTCGATCCGGCGCCCGCGGTCGAGGAGGATCGCGGCTGGCTCCTGGCGGAATCGTATGCCGCGCTGAACCGCTCGGCGGAGGCCCTGGAACAGTTCAAGGCGCTGGGGGAGAAATTCCCGGAGAGCGGGCGCGCGGCGCAGGCGCTGTATCGCCGGGCGGAGCTTCAGCAGGCGGCGGGCGACTTCGACGCCGCCGCGGCGGCCTGCCGGAAGATCGCGGATAAATACCCGCGGCACCCGCTGGTCCCGGATGCGCTCTTCACCGCCGGGTACTGCCATGCCCGCCTGAATCGGCACGACGAGGCCCTGCGCGACTGGACCGCGCTGCTGGACAAGCACCCGGATTACCGACAGGCCGACGTGGCGCTCTACCAGGTCGCCGTCGCGCAGATCCAACTCGGGAGGGAGAGCGACGCGCGCCGGACGCTCGAGCGGCTGCTGAAGGATTACTCGAAGACCGATCGCGCGGTGGACGCCCTGGTCGCGTTGTCGATCCTGCACGAGCAGGCGGGCAAGCTGGACAAGGCCGAGGAAGCGGTGCGCGACGCGCTGGCCCGGAAGCCGGCGGAGACCGAGTTACCCAGGCTCAAGTTCCGGCTGGCGACGCTGCTGCAGAAGCAGGGCCGCGAGGACGAATCGGCGGCGATGCTCCAGACGCTGTTGGACACCCCGGTCCGCCGCGACATGCCGCCCGCGATGCTGGAATGGCTCGCGGATCTCCAGTTGCGGCACGAGGCGCCGGCGGACGCCCTGAAGGCGGCGCAGGCTCTGGTGGACCAGGCCGGCACGCCGGACTGGAAGCAGATCGGCTGGTACTGGGTCGGCCGCAGCCGGGAGGCCGCGGGGGAGCAGGACCGCGCCCTCGAGGCCTACGCGCGGGCGCTGGACCAGGACGCGCGGACACAGGAGTCCGCGGAGGCCGCCCTGCGCCTCGGAGATCTGCGCCTGGCGGCCGGCGATGCGGCGCTGGCGGGGACGGCCTACCAGCAGGCCGCCGAGCGCGCCACGGCGCCGGAGTCCATGCCCCTGCGCGCCCGCAGCTACTTCGGGCTGGGCCGGGCCGCCGCTGCCCGCGGGCAGTGGGAGGACGCCGCGCGGTATTACATGAGCGTCGCCGTGCTCTTCGACGATCCCGACCTGGCGCCGCACAGCCTCTTCGAGGCCGCCGCCGCGTTCGAGAAAGCCGGCCGTCCCGGCGAGCAACGGAAGGCGCTGGAGGAACTGGGCGCCCGCTATCCTGGAAGCGAATGGGCGGAGAAAATGGCCGGGCGGGCCGGGGCGGATTCCCCTCCTGATGGTGCAAAACGTTAG